The following proteins come from a genomic window of Maribacter sp. HTCC2170:
- the lptC gene encoding LPS export ABC transporter periplasmic protein LptC, whose translation MTQTFRYDLKSIALVLTGAMLFFSCADNYKRVGDEALPVVFPQGVAQYFSMTYTESAKSLENEAVDTTRVISVLSGPVTKNFENLEFPYRTFPEGLTVDIYDEQNNKNVIKADYGIRYSSTSLIDLRGNVVIETHDGKKLEAPQLFYDQSNEWVFTQNKFKYTNPEEGTIMDGEGMDFNKDFSFLNAHKTYGLMTIKEEIND comes from the coding sequence ATGACACAAACTTTTAGATATGATTTAAAAAGCATTGCCCTGGTTTTAACTGGGGCAATGCTTTTTTTTTCATGTGCTGATAATTATAAAAGAGTGGGTGATGAAGCATTGCCAGTAGTTTTTCCACAAGGTGTTGCCCAATATTTTTCAATGACATATACTGAAAGTGCAAAGTCTTTGGAAAATGAGGCAGTTGATACAACAAGGGTGATTTCCGTTTTGTCCGGGCCGGTCACTAAGAATTTTGAAAATCTTGAATTTCCGTATCGTACCTTCCCCGAAGGATTGACAGTTGATATTTACGATGAACAAAACAATAAGAATGTAATCAAGGCAGATTATGGTATTAGGTACTCTAGCACTAGCCTAATAGATTTAAGGGGGAATGTTGTAATTGAAACACATGATGGCAAAAAATTGGAGGCACCGCAATTATTCTATGACCAATCCAACGAATGGGTATTCACACAAAACAAGTTTAAATACACCAATCCCGAAGAAGGAACGATAATGGATGGAGAAGGAATGGACTTTAATAAAGATTTTAGTTTTTTAAATGCACATAAAACCTATGGTCTTATGACCATAAAAGAAGAAATAAATGATTAA
- a CDS encoding hemolysin family protein, which yields MEIAFVSANKIHIEIEKKQDDFLAKVLSRLTKRPSKFIATMLIGNNIALVIYGLFMGELLMIWFIGMLPAENGFVSLMLTDFSLLTQTIISTFIILITAEFLPKVLFQIYANSLLKVLAVPAYFFYILFSVISEFVIKVSDFILKTFFKTDGDETQLVFSKIELGDYITEQMETVEEEDEVDAEIQIFQNALEFSAVKAREVMVPRTEITAVELHENPKNLAKLFTETGYSKILIYKDTIDNIIGYVHSYELFKKPKTIKSILRPVEFVPETMLIHDIMNVLTKKRKSIAVVLDEYGGTSGIMTVEDIVEELFGEIEDEHDSTDLYEEQLDAGTYKFSARLEVDYVNENYKLELPENDEYETLGGLIVNDTSEIPEQGSEIKIDNFVFTVLEVSNTKIDLVQLQVTNND from the coding sequence ATGGAAATAGCCTTTGTGTCCGCGAATAAAATTCATATAGAGATTGAAAAAAAGCAGGACGACTTTTTGGCTAAAGTCCTTTCTCGTTTAACAAAAAGACCATCAAAATTCATTGCTACAATGCTCATTGGAAACAATATTGCATTAGTGATTTATGGGCTTTTTATGGGGGAATTATTAATGATTTGGTTTATTGGAATGCTTCCGGCAGAAAATGGTTTTGTTTCTTTGATGTTGACTGATTTTAGTTTACTTACCCAAACAATAATCTCAACCTTTATTATATTGATTACTGCCGAGTTTTTACCCAAGGTCTTGTTTCAGATTTATGCAAATAGCCTTTTGAAAGTGCTTGCTGTACCTGCATATTTCTTCTATATATTGTTTTCGGTTATATCGGAATTTGTAATAAAAGTATCAGATTTTATCCTGAAGACCTTTTTTAAAACCGATGGGGATGAGACTCAACTGGTGTTTAGCAAAATTGAGCTAGGCGATTATATAACCGAACAAATGGAAACAGTTGAAGAAGAAGACGAGGTTGACGCGGAAATTCAAATTTTTCAAAACGCCCTTGAATTTTCTGCTGTTAAGGCTAGGGAGGTAATGGTTCCCAGAACTGAAATCACGGCTGTTGAATTGCATGAAAACCCAAAAAATCTAGCCAAGTTGTTCACCGAAACAGGGTATTCTAAAATACTTATTTATAAGGATACCATAGACAACATTATTGGGTACGTACATTCTTATGAGCTTTTTAAAAAACCTAAAACCATAAAAAGTATTCTAAGACCTGTTGAATTTGTGCCAGAAACGATGCTAATTCACGATATCATGAACGTTCTGACGAAGAAGCGCAAAAGTATTGCCGTGGTATTGGATGAATATGGAGGTACTTCGGGTATTATGACCGTAGAGGATATCGTCGAGGAACTTTTTGGGGAAATTGAAGATGAACATGATTCCACCGATTTATATGAAGAGCAATTGGACGCTGGTACATATAAATTTTCTGCCCGGCTTGAGGTAGATTACGTGAATGAAAACTACAAATTGGAACTACCTGAGAACGATGAATATGAAACATTGGGGGGTCTTATAGTAAACGATACTAGTGAGATACCTGAGCAGGGTTCCGAAATAAAAATCGACAACTTTGTATTTACCGTTTTAGAGGTGTCCAACACAAAAATAGATTTGGTACAGCTTCAGGTAACCAATAATGACTAG
- a CDS encoding tetratricopeptide repeat protein — translation MKTKLYFTAIMLLGFIGVSNAQAQNQECMTNLSIYVEHAKVKNYEAAYTPWKMVYDNCPDINWANFAYGERILKDRVKNSSGADKDANIQDLLSLYENSGKYFPKKAPLADVLIDQVLLKYNEKMIENPEIYDLLSRAFKEDLENFKNPRALYLYFSSLVDLHKAGSKELQEVFDVYDDVTEKIEDENIKLTDRISQLLPKEEAGTLTSKEKKRLKAATTNSKSFGKIAGSIDTKLGDLADCGNLIPLYQKSFDAKKGDLTWVKRAVGRMFAKECTDDPLFSKMVEVQAELDPSADVYVYLGTLKNKKGDTKGAVADFNKALELETDARKRSNIAYKVATIYRRGSKSTARSYAQKAINANPSNGKAYLLIASLYASSANQCGTTPFEKRAIYWRAAEMARKAGRVDPSLSGRANQSAASYSAKAPSKTDIFNSGMAGKTVSFKCWVGGSVKVPNL, via the coding sequence ATGAAAACGAAACTTTACTTCACAGCTATAATGCTTTTAGGGTTCATTGGAGTAAGTAATGCACAGGCTCAAAATCAGGAGTGCATGACCAATCTTTCTATCTACGTAGAGCATGCAAAAGTTAAAAATTATGAAGCGGCATATACGCCTTGGAAAATGGTATATGATAACTGTCCTGACATCAACTGGGCAAACTTCGCTTATGGGGAACGTATTTTAAAGGATAGGGTAAAGAACTCTTCAGGAGCCGATAAAGATGCCAACATTCAGGACCTTCTGTCATTATATGAGAATAGTGGAAAATATTTCCCTAAGAAGGCTCCCTTGGCAGATGTGCTGATTGATCAGGTATTGTTGAAGTATAATGAAAAGATGATTGAAAATCCTGAAATCTATGATTTGTTAAGTAGAGCATTCAAAGAAGACCTTGAGAACTTTAAAAACCCAAGAGCTTTATACCTTTATTTTTCAAGTTTAGTTGATTTACACAAAGCGGGAAGCAAAGAATTACAGGAAGTTTTTGATGTATACGATGATGTAACAGAAAAAATCGAAGATGAGAATATTAAACTTACAGACAGGATTTCTCAGCTACTTCCAAAGGAAGAGGCTGGCACATTAACCTCTAAGGAAAAGAAACGGCTTAAGGCTGCCACTACTAATTCTAAATCTTTTGGTAAAATTGCGGGTAGTATAGATACTAAACTAGGTGATTTGGCTGATTGTGGAAACTTAATTCCATTATACCAAAAAAGTTTTGATGCTAAAAAAGGAGACCTTACTTGGGTTAAAAGAGCGGTAGGAAGAATGTTTGCCAAAGAATGTACCGATGACCCTTTATTTAGTAAAATGGTAGAGGTTCAGGCAGAACTTGATCCTTCAGCTGATGTATATGTTTATTTAGGGACTCTTAAAAATAAGAAAGGTGATACCAAAGGTGCGGTTGCTGATTTCAACAAAGCTTTGGAATTGGAAACCGATGCTAGAAAAAGATCTAACATTGCTTATAAAGTAGCAACGATTTATAGAAGAGGTAGTAAATCAACGGCAAGAAGCTATGCGCAGAAGGCCATTAATGCAAACCCGTCTAACGGAAAAGCATATTTGTTAATTGCTAGTTTATATGCTTCAAGTGCAAACCAATGTGGTACAACTCCTTTTGAAAAAAGGGCTATTTACTGGAGAGCAGCTGAAATGGCAAGAAAAGCAGGAAGAGTGGATCCATCATTAAGTGGAAGAGCAAATCAATCTGCGGCTAGTTATTCGGCAAAAGCGCCTTCTAAGACAGATATTTTTAATTCTGGTATGGCAGGTAAAACAGTATCATTTAAATGCTGGGTTGGTGGTAGCGTAAAAGTTCCGAACTTATAG